Proteins encoded in a region of the Magallana gigas chromosome 8, xbMagGiga1.1, whole genome shotgun sequence genome:
- the LOC105329927 gene encoding ankyrin repeat domain-containing protein 34B isoform X2, with the protein MEDVREVAKLFLAIANGKVRQIDKILGQLDDINVRDGENKTPLMYAVCCTNDEVRTHIVRLLLRHGADVNAQDENGQTALMFACMECDRVDIVRLISRNKRCDYNVQDSDGFTAVMHAINSSNLLALRMLVDLSLKQDVDLKLRNAHSLNALELAVKLQMPEFCKCLINDGNAKAGSVRDQKGLRILLDRDAKPNMSSSKMIMDIPTLQIHRPGTPISNSFRRESTFDRDINRLLDEGDNGRTSNGPRIREPPTPTSSRRQQADWMESPRALRRPLKPIAGVSARENQVTPHNYIQSLQPESPVFGHRMKLPSIPSGKRLYLVSTKRGSYESAQEIT; encoded by the coding sequence ATGGAGGATGTACGTGAAGTAGCAAAACTGTTCTTGGCCATCGCAAACGGAAAGGTCCGCCAAATAGACAAAATACTGGGGCAACTGGACGATATAAATGTACGAGATGGAGAAAACAAGACACCATTAATGTACGCAGTATGTTGCACCAATGACGAAGTGCGCACACACATAGTACGCTTACTGTTACGTCACGGCGCTGACGTAAACGCTCAGGACGAGAATGGCCAGACGGCGCTGATGTTCGCGTGCATGGAATGTGATCGAGTGGACATTGTGAGGTTGATATCGAGAAATAAAAGATGCGACTACAACGTACAGGACAGTGACGGATTCACTGCAGTAATGCACGCCATAAATTCGTCGAATTTGCTAGCACTTCGAATGCTCGTCGATCTCTCATTGAAACAAGACGTGGATCTTAAGCTACGCAATGCTCACAGCTTGAACGCCCTTGAATTGGCCGTCAAGCTTCAAATGCCGGAGTTTTGCAAATGTTTAATTAACGACGGAAACGCAAAAGCCGGTTCGGTGCGAGATCAGAAAGGACTACGCATACTGCTTGACAGGGATGCCAAACCGAACATGTCGAGCAGCAAAATGATAATGGACATCCCAACTCTTCAGATTCACCGGCCCGGAACACCAATATCCAACAGCTTCCGGCGAGAGTCGACGTTTGATCGTGATATTAACAGACTGTTAGACGAAGGGGACAACGGCAGAACGTCAAACGGTCCCAGGATACGAGAACCCCCGACCCCTACAAGTTCTAGAAGACAGCAGGCGGATTGGATGGAAAGCCCACGGGCGTTGCGCCGCCCTCTGAAGCCCATTGCGGGCGTATCGGCGCGCGAGAACCAAGTGACTCCCCATAATTATATTCAGAGTTTACAGCCTGAATCGCCCGTATTCGGACACCGGATGAAGCTTCCGAGTATTCCGAGTGGAAAGCGACTATATCTTGTGTCCACAAAACGGGGGTCTTATGAAAGTGCACAGGAAATTAcctaa
- the LOC105329927 gene encoding ankyrin repeat domain-containing protein 34B isoform X1 has translation MEEDSDYNSVESEPIQGRKYGYAKCTGNISSLAMEDVREVAKLFLAIANGKVRQIDKILGQLDDINVRDGENKTPLMYAVCCTNDEVRTHIVRLLLRHGADVNAQDENGQTALMFACMECDRVDIVRLISRNKRCDYNVQDSDGFTAVMHAINSSNLLALRMLVDLSLKQDVDLKLRNAHSLNALELAVKLQMPEFCKCLINDGNAKAGSVRDQKGLRILLDRDAKPNMSSSKMIMDIPTLQIHRPGTPISNSFRRESTFDRDINRLLDEGDNGRTSNGPRIREPPTPTSSRRQQADWMESPRALRRPLKPIAGVSARENQVTPHNYIQSLQPESPVFGHRMKLPSIPSGKRLYLVSTKRGSYESAQEIT, from the exons ATGGAGGAGGATTCTGATTATAATAGTGTTGAAAGCGAGCCT ATACAAGGCAGAAAGTATGGATACGCAAAATGCACCGGAAATATAAGTTCTCTTGCAATGGAGGATGTACGTGAAGTAGCAAAACTGTTCTTGGCCATCGCAAACGGAAAGGTCCGCCAAATAGACAAAATACTGGGGCAACTGGACGATATAAATGTACGAGATGGAGAAAACAAGACACCATTAATGTACGCAGTATGTTGCACCAATGACGAAGTGCGCACACACATAGTACGCTTACTGTTACGTCACGGCGCTGACGTAAACGCTCAGGACGAGAATGGCCAGACGGCGCTGATGTTCGCGTGCATGGAATGTGATCGAGTGGACATTGTGAGGTTGATATCGAGAAATAAAAGATGCGACTACAACGTACAGGACAGTGACGGATTCACTGCAGTAATGCACGCCATAAATTCGTCGAATTTGCTAGCACTTCGAATGCTCGTCGATCTCTCATTGAAACAAGACGTGGATCTTAAGCTACGCAATGCTCACAGCTTGAACGCCCTTGAATTGGCCGTCAAGCTTCAAATGCCGGAGTTTTGCAAATGTTTAATTAACGACGGAAACGCAAAAGCCGGTTCGGTGCGAGATCAGAAAGGACTACGCATACTGCTTGACAGGGATGCCAAACCGAACATGTCGAGCAGCAAAATGATAATGGACATCCCAACTCTTCAGATTCACCGGCCCGGAACACCAATATCCAACAGCTTCCGGCGAGAGTCGACGTTTGATCGTGATATTAACAGACTGTTAGACGAAGGGGACAACGGCAGAACGTCAAACGGTCCCAGGATACGAGAACCCCCGACCCCTACAAGTTCTAGAAGACAGCAGGCGGATTGGATGGAAAGCCCACGGGCGTTGCGCCGCCCTCTGAAGCCCATTGCGGGCGTATCGGCGCGCGAGAACCAAGTGACTCCCCATAATTATATTCAGAGTTTACAGCCTGAATCGCCCGTATTCGGACACCGGATGAAGCTTCCGAGTATTCCGAGTGGAAAGCGACTATATCTTGTGTCCACAAAACGGGGGTCTTATGAAAGTGCACAGGAAATTAcctaa